The following coding sequences lie in one Eubacterium ventriosum genomic window:
- a CDS encoding S1 RNA-binding domain-containing protein, whose translation MELGRTQKLEIVRMVDFGAYLGTEEEQVLLPKKQVPEGANVGDEVKVFIYRDSQDRLIATVNKPLVELDETAVLTVKEVSKNGAFLDWGLEKDLFLPYKEQTVSIKSGDKVLVGVYLDKSNRLCATMKAYKFLKCTSTYEPDDVVTGTVYNYNPEYGVFVAVDNKYHGLVQKKELTTRLEIGQQIQARVKSVRPDGKLDLSLRKKAYLQMDEDAEKIYKYIENNGGQLGYTDKAKPEVIREDFQMSKSEFKRAIGRLLKEHRIIIGESNIFLNK comes from the coding sequence ATGGAATTAGGAAGAACACAAAAATTAGAAATAGTAAGAATGGTAGATTTTGGTGCATATCTTGGCACAGAGGAAGAACAGGTGCTTCTTCCAAAGAAGCAGGTTCCTGAAGGAGCAAATGTTGGTGATGAAGTAAAGGTATTTATTTACAGAGATTCACAGGACAGACTTATAGCAACAGTAAACAAGCCTTTAGTTGAATTAGACGAAACAGCAGTTTTGACAGTTAAGGAAGTTTCAAAGAATGGTGCATTTCTTGACTGGGGCTTAGAAAAAGACTTATTTTTGCCATACAAGGAGCAGACAGTTTCAATTAAGTCAGGGGATAAGGTATTAGTAGGAGTATATTTGGACAAAAGTAACAGATTATGTGCAACAATGAAGGCGTATAAGTTCTTAAAATGTACCTCAACATATGAACCTGATGATGTTGTAACAGGAACAGTTTATAACTACAATCCTGAGTACGGTGTTTTTGTTGCTGTAGATAATAAGTATCACGGACTTGTGCAGAAGAAAGAGCTTACAACAAGATTAGAAATCGGTCAGCAGATTCAGGCAAGAGTAAAAAGTGTAAGACCTGATGGCAAATTAGACCTTTCACTTAGAAAGAAAGCATATTTACAAATGGACGAAGATGCCGAAAAAATATATAAATACATTGAGAATAACGGTGGTCAGTTAGGATATACAGATAAGGCTAAACCTGAGGTAATTAGAGAAGATTTTCAGATGAGCAAAAGTGAATTTAAAAGAGCTATCGGCAGATTGCTCAAAGAACACCGTATAATCATTGGCGAAAGTAACATATTTTTAAATAAATAA
- a CDS encoding acyl-[acyl-carrier-protein] thioesterase, translating into MFSYETTVSYSRTDRNGKVPMHEILNLLQDCSTFHSEDIGRGVSYMKREARAWVLVAYKVIVNRPIMFGQKITIGTSPSKFSSMFASRQYFIKDENGDYLVQADSLWVLIDIQTRKPLRITEEDSSVYKPEPIFDNIKASRKIRFSSERTKLESFKVLKTYIDSNGHMNNANYLRAAEEFLPTNFPCHEVDIVYNKEAMEGEIITPYLYSEENGIGISFENQSGETLTRIMLM; encoded by the coding sequence ATGTTTTCATATGAGACAACAGTAAGTTACAGCAGAACAGATAGAAATGGAAAAGTTCCAATGCATGAGATATTAAATCTTTTGCAGGATTGCTCCACCTTTCATTCAGAAGATATTGGTCGTGGCGTAAGTTATATGAAAAGAGAGGCCAGGGCGTGGGTACTTGTTGCATACAAAGTTATAGTTAACAGACCTATTATGTTTGGACAGAAAATAACAATAGGCACATCTCCTTCAAAGTTTAGCAGCATGTTTGCTTCAAGACAGTATTTCATAAAAGATGAAAATGGAGATTATCTTGTTCAGGCAGACAGCCTCTGGGTTCTTATTGATATTCAGACACGAAAACCTTTAAGAATTACTGAAGAGGATTCAAGTGTTTATAAACCGGAACCGATATTTGATAATATAAAGGCGTCAAGAAAGATTAGGTTTAGTAGTGAAAGAACAAAATTAGAGTCGTTTAAGGTTTTAAAAACTTACATAGACAGCAATGGTCATATGAACAATGCTAATTATTTAAGGGCGGCTGAAGAATTTTTACCAACAAATTTTCCTTGCCATGAGGTAGATATTGTGTATAATAAAGAAGCTATGGAAGGTGAAATTATTACACCATATCTTTATAGCGAAGAAAATGGAATAGGTATTAGCTTCGAAAATCAAAGTGGAGAGACACTTACAAGAATAATGCTTATGTAA
- the ftsE gene encoding cell division ATP-binding protein FtsE, with protein sequence MIKIEGVSKSYGNGAPALSNLNLEIEEGEFVFVVGASGSGKSTFIKLLLKELNPTEGTIVVDNVNLSKLKSRGTAKYRRKVGVVFQDFRLLQDRDVYSNIAFAQRVIGASPREIKKNVARVLSLVGLSEKYRSNPSELSGGEQQRVALARALVNKPQYILADEPTGNLDPENSWEIMKLLEKVNEQGTTVIVVTHNMEIVKAMNKRVITMKKGVKVEDSKGEEQTDEY encoded by the coding sequence ATGATTAAAATAGAAGGTGTAAGTAAGTCTTATGGCAACGGTGCACCGGCGTTAAGCAATTTAAATCTTGAAATAGAGGAAGGAGAGTTTGTATTTGTTGTTGGAGCCAGTGGCTCAGGAAAGTCAACATTTATCAAACTGCTTCTTAAAGAGTTAAATCCCACAGAGGGAACAATAGTGGTAGATAATGTTAATTTATCAAAGCTTAAATCAAGAGGAACAGCTAAGTATAGAAGAAAGGTTGGAGTTGTTTTTCAGGATTTCAGATTGTTACAGGATAGAGATGTTTACTCAAATATTGCTTTTGCACAGAGAGTAATAGGGGCGTCACCAAGAGAGATTAAAAAGAATGTGGCAAGAGTATTATCTTTGGTGGGACTTTCAGAAAAATATCGTTCCAATCCGTCAGAATTGTCAGGTGGTGAGCAGCAGAGAGTTGCCCTTGCAAGAGCACTTGTCAATAAACCACAGTATATTTTGGCTGATGAACCTACAGGAAACCTTGACCCTGAAAATTCATGGGAGATTATGAAACTGCTTGAAAAAGTTAATGAGCAGGGAACAACAGTTATTGTTGTTACACATAACATGGAAATAGTTAAGGCTATGAACAAGCGTGTCATAACTATGAAGAAAGGTGTAAAAGTAGAGGACAGCAAAGGGGAGGAACAGACAGATGAATACTAG
- a CDS encoding murein hydrolase activator EnvC family protein translates to MRKSKVLSFVLVAALAVTAIPINAFGTVSDEKNKLSDLQNQKQQAQDENNKLQKSKSDAQEYIQSVDKKLTNLATEMYKTNQKLSKTEGKISKTQKELDNAQVSINEQYEDMKLRIKYMYENGDTQMIDLIFNSKSITDFLNKAEYITELSQYDRDMLNKMKKTKEKIASAKSTLVTEKKNLQTIQAQQKSDQTKLTNLSASKQQELKNYEDLIAHNEATSDELEAEISAQEKRVASVEEQSKNQAAAEQARREAAAKKQQAASSNSSTGNTSSNTGSNTTDTSNSGNSGSSGTVSGGGFTWPLPGHTTISSGYGYRGSEFHKGIDIPASAGTTIVAAGSGTVEWANYSTTAGNWIGINHGNGVYSVYMHMSALLVSAGTKVSAGQSIGLVGNTGASQGNHLHFAVRKNGAYVNPWDYLK, encoded by the coding sequence ATGAGAAAATCTAAAGTATTAAGTTTTGTTCTCGTGGCAGCATTGGCAGTTACTGCTATTCCAATTAATGCATTTGGAACAGTTAGCGATGAGAAGAATAAGCTTTCAGATTTGCAGAATCAGAAGCAACAGGCTCAGGATGAAAATAATAAACTACAGAAATCTAAGTCTGATGCACAGGAGTATATTCAGTCAGTTGATAAGAAGTTAACTAATTTGGCTACAGAGATGTACAAGACTAATCAGAAATTATCAAAAACAGAAGGCAAGATATCTAAGACTCAGAAGGAATTGGACAATGCTCAGGTTAGCATAAATGAGCAGTATGAAGATATGAAGCTTAGAATCAAATATATGTATGAGAATGGTGATACTCAGATGATAGATTTGATTTTTAATTCAAAGAGCATAACTGATTTCTTAAATAAGGCAGAGTACATAACAGAGTTATCACAGTATGACAGAGATATGCTTAATAAGATGAAGAAGACTAAAGAGAAAATAGCTTCTGCAAAGAGTACTCTTGTAACTGAGAAAAAGAATCTTCAGACAATACAGGCACAGCAGAAGAGTGACCAGACTAAACTTACTAATCTTTCAGCATCAAAGCAGCAGGAACTTAAGAATTATGAAGATTTGATAGCACATAATGAGGCTACTTCTGATGAATTGGAAGCAGAAATCAGTGCACAGGAAAAGAGAGTTGCATCTGTTGAAGAACAGAGCAAAAACCAGGCAGCTGCTGAGCAGGCAAGACGTGAAGCGGCAGCAAAGAAACAGCAGGCAGCTAGTTCAAATAGTAGTACAGGCAATACATCATCAAATACAGGAAGCAACACAACAGATACTTCAAACAGTGGAAATTCAGGAAGTAGTGGAACAGTTTCAGGCGGTGGATTTACATGGCCACTTCCGGGACATACAACTATATCTTCAGGATATGGATATAGAGGTTCTGAATTTCATAAGGGTATTGATATTCCGGCATCAGCAGGAACCACTATTGTTGCAGCAGGTTCAGGTACAGTAGAGTGGGCTAATTATAGTACAACAGCAGGCAACTGGATTGGTATTAATCACGGCAATGGTGTATATAGTGTATATATGCATATGTCTGCACTTTTAGTTTCGGCAGGAACAAAGGTAAGCGCAGGACAGAGCATTGGACTTGTAGGAAATACAGGAGCATCACAGGGTAACCATTTACATTTTGCAGTACGTAAGAACGGGGCATATGTTAATCCTTGGGATTATTTAAAATAA
- a CDS encoding L,D-transpeptidase family protein — translation MKKITSKLVAVLMIVVMAFGISGTATVKTEAKESKGYVIKVNLGTNCTTVYKNGKAIKAMICSPSNETPTGTFYTPVKYRWHEMIGNCYAQYCTRITTGILFHSVWYYKNGDKSTMSVKAYNVMGQKASHGCVRLLCKDSKWIYDHCALGTKVVIFRGTKKDDPIKRPSFTPITNGKFTDWDPTDPDPKNPYKSNKPVITAKVKTIEYGTKVKLSDLITVKDRAGNVLTKKNAKITTVGKIKTSKLGKYKIKFKVKDSLGNSKTKTLTFKVVDTKKPVISGAVKNPDVALNSSVNVLANVTAKTAAGKNITSKIKVTVKYNKKKVKIKNGVVKFANKGKYYITYKVKGTNKKTAKKTIKYVVKDHKVSLTMKNTTVKVKQNSTFNPLNYVASVKDYKGNALNIKNSVTVTGKVDTKKPGTYILTYKAQYSNQAYTARTATLKVVVEAVAQQPTTKPVTTQPTTKVPETTTKVPETTTKAPETTTVPETTTSK, via the coding sequence ATGAAGAAAATCACATCAAAATTAGTAGCAGTATTAATGATTGTTGTTATGGCATTTGGTATTTCAGGCACAGCAACAGTTAAGACAGAAGCTAAAGAAAGCAAAGGTTATGTTATTAAAGTTAACTTAGGAACAAACTGTACAACAGTTTACAAAAACGGAAAAGCAATAAAGGCTATGATTTGTTCACCAAGTAATGAAACACCTACGGGAACATTTTATACACCTGTTAAATACAGATGGCATGAGATGATAGGAAATTGTTATGCACAGTATTGTACAAGAATTACAACCGGCATCTTATTCCATTCAGTTTGGTATTACAAGAATGGTGATAAATCAACAATGTCAGTTAAGGCATACAATGTAATGGGACAGAAGGCATCACACGGTTGTGTAAGACTTTTATGTAAAGATTCTAAGTGGATTTATGATCATTGTGCATTAGGAACAAAGGTTGTAATTTTTAGAGGAACAAAGAAGGATGATCCTATTAAGAGACCTTCATTTACACCTATTACAAACGGTAAGTTTACAGATTGGGATCCAACTGATCCTGATCCTAAGAATCCATACAAGAGCAATAAGCCTGTAATTACTGCAAAAGTAAAGACTATTGAGTATGGAACAAAAGTTAAATTGTCTGACTTAATTACAGTAAAAGACAGAGCAGGCAACGTTCTTACGAAAAAAAATGCAAAGATTACTACAGTTGGTAAGATTAAAACATCTAAATTAGGAAAGTATAAGATTAAATTTAAAGTAAAAGACAGCTTAGGAAACTCAAAGACTAAGACTTTAACATTTAAAGTAGTAGATACAAAGAAACCTGTTATTTCAGGCGCAGTAAAGAATCCTGATGTAGCTTTAAATAGTTCAGTTAATGTTTTAGCTAATGTTACTGCAAAGACAGCAGCAGGCAAGAATATTACTTCGAAAATAAAAGTTACTGTTAAGTATAATAAGAAGAAAGTTAAGATTAAGAATGGTGTGGTTAAGTTTGCAAACAAGGGCAAATATTACATTACATATAAAGTTAAGGGCACAAATAAGAAGACAGCAAAGAAGACTATTAAATACGTTGTAAAAGACCACAAGGTAAGTCTTACAATGAAGAATACAACTGTAAAGGTTAAACAGAACAGCACATTTAATCCTTTGAATTATGTAGCTTCAGTTAAGGATTACAAGGGTAATGCTTTAAATATTAAGAACAGCGTTACAGTTACAGGAAAGGTTGATACAAAGAAACCTGGAACATATATATTAACATATAAGGCACAGTACTCAAATCAGGCATACACTGCAAGAACAGCAACACTTAAAGTTGTAGTAGAAGCTGTTGCACAGCAGCCTACAACAAAGCCTGTTACAACACAGCCTACAACCAAGGTACCTGAAACAACAACTAAGGTACCTGAAACAACAACTAAGGCACCTGAGACAACAACTGTACCGGAAACAACAACATCTAAGTAA
- the ftsX gene encoding permease-like cell division protein FtsX: MNTRTANYCLKQGFVNIKRNKLFSLASIGTIAACTFLIGVIFTIIINVNFMEKKVEQQVGVTIFFNEGLSQQGIDDIGKTIKSDSRVKSYEYTSAEQAWESFKKNYFKDNPDLAEGFSKENPLANSASYTVYLKSINDQKAFATAMEKVQGVRQVKYSNPTREFLTNFGKMLGYASIALIIILLGVGIFLISNTVMIGISVRRHEIKIMKLIGATNSFVRAPFIIEGVTIGLLGSIIPLVIIRLVYDKLIDLIMTKFGVLGNSIPFASVHQIFLVLVPLGLGIGAGIGLIGSIVSMRKHLKV, from the coding sequence ATGAATACTAGAACAGCAAACTACTGTTTAAAACAGGGTTTTGTAAACATAAAGAGAAACAAACTGTTTTCCCTTGCATCAATAGGAACTATTGCTGCATGTACATTTTTAATAGGTGTAATTTTTACAATTATTATAAATGTAAACTTTATGGAAAAAAAAGTTGAGCAACAGGTTGGGGTAACAATATTCTTTAACGAAGGGTTAAGCCAGCAGGGAATAGATGATATTGGAAAAACAATTAAGTCAGATTCCCGTGTAAAGAGCTATGAATATACATCGGCAGAACAGGCATGGGAAAGCTTTAAGAAGAATTATTTTAAAGATAATCCTGATTTGGCAGAAGGATTTTCAAAAGAGAATCCATTGGCTAATTCAGCATCTTACACAGTTTACTTAAAGAGTATTAACGACCAGAAAGCTTTTGCAACAGCAATGGAAAAGGTTCAGGGTGTAAGACAGGTTAAGTATTCAAACCCAACTAGAGAGTTTCTTACAAACTTTGGCAAAATGTTAGGATATGCGTCTATTGCATTGATTATTATTTTGCTTGGTGTTGGTATTTTCCTTATAAGCAACACGGTTATGATTGGTATTTCAGTAAGAAGACACGAGATTAAAATTATGAAGCTTATTGGAGCAACTAATAGTTTTGTAAGGGCACCATTTATTATAGAAGGTGTGACAATCGGTTTATTAGGTTCAATAATTCCGCTTGTTATAATAAGACTTGTTTATGACAAATTAATTGATCTTATTATGACTAAATTTGGTGTACTTGGCAACAGTATTCCTTTTGCGTCAGTTCATCAGATTTTTTTGGTTCTTGTTCCATTAGGACTTGGAATTGGAGCAGGTATTGGTTTAATAGGATCAATTGTGTCAATGAGAAAGCACTTAAAGGTATAA
- a CDS encoding MBL fold metallo-hydrolase, with translation MKNKINLGTKFIAFLALFMFSILAINVSAKAGQMKMHAIYVDRGDAIVIESNGHFMLVDSGISQISEKVLAYLKSLNIPNKKIDYVISTHPDGDHVGGFPAVFKEYEIGQVIYSPCTKPSKDYLSFIKTVKEKDCPFRIPVEGEKFKLGDATVEVIYDGSQGSTYNEASIVMRVTCDNKSILLTGDLPSTMENELLKQGYNFKADVLKIGHHGAAASSCANFLDAVAPQYAVVSCGTPDICEFPKESVLQRLARRFIKLYRTADANVVINFNNGVISTSNKENNPFVSIKKGTITLSNNVFYATGKQIKPTVNLYVDGQLVPAYHYKITYSSNINTGVAKVKLTATEVKYVSVCSTTFLILPKKETLKGSVSSYNSAHLSWGKQGSATGYTIMYSTDKTFNTAFKYKYITKPETTNTTFKNLKYNTKYYFKIRAYKTNVGYGKWSKTVKIKTKKNPAPATVKIKSAKKYSKTSIYVKWKAQTARGKSGYYVQYSTNKRFKKNTKTLKIKTTWQNSATITKLKKKKTYYIRVRGYNKHGKGNWSKTIKVKLK, from the coding sequence ATGAAAAACAAAATTAATTTAGGAACAAAGTTTATTGCATTTCTTGCTCTTTTTATGTTTAGCATTTTGGCAATTAATGTTTCTGCCAAAGCAGGGCAAATGAAAATGCATGCCATTTATGTTGACAGGGGTGATGCCATTGTTATCGAAAGTAACGGACATTTTATGCTTGTGGATTCAGGTATTTCACAAATATCTGAAAAGGTACTTGCATATCTTAAATCTTTAAACATTCCGAATAAAAAAATTGACTACGTTATATCAACCCACCCTGACGGGGACCATGTTGGCGGTTTTCCTGCTGTTTTCAAAGAATATGAAATCGGTCAGGTAATTTACTCACCATGTACAAAACCAAGCAAAGACTACCTTAGTTTTATAAAAACCGTTAAGGAGAAAGATTGTCCTTTCAGGATTCCGGTGGAAGGTGAAAAATTCAAATTGGGCGATGCGACTGTGGAAGTGATTTATGACGGTTCACAAGGTTCAACCTATAATGAAGCCAGCATTGTTATGCGTGTCACATGCGATAACAAGTCTATTCTCTTAACCGGCGACCTTCCATCTACCATGGAAAATGAACTTCTTAAACAAGGTTATAATTTTAAGGCTGATGTTCTTAAAATAGGTCATCACGGTGCTGCCGCTTCATCATGTGCCAACTTCCTTGACGCAGTTGCTCCACAATACGCAGTTGTTTCCTGCGGAACTCCTGATATATGCGAATTTCCTAAGGAATCAGTACTTCAAAGACTTGCAAGACGTTTTATCAAATTATATAGAACTGCAGATGCTAATGTAGTTATCAATTTTAACAACGGTGTAATTTCTACTTCCAATAAAGAAAACAATCCTTTTGTTTCAATAAAAAAAGGTACGATAACATTGAGTAATAACGTTTTCTACGCAACAGGTAAACAAATCAAACCTACTGTCAATTTGTACGTTGACGGTCAGTTAGTTCCTGCATATCATTACAAGATTACTTATTCATCTAACATTAACACCGGTGTTGCCAAGGTTAAACTTACTGCAACAGAAGTTAAATACGTTAGCGTATGTTCAACTACATTTTTGATTTTGCCTAAGAAAGAAACACTGAAAGGTTCCGTTTCTTCTTATAACAGTGCACATTTAAGTTGGGGCAAGCAAGGTTCCGCAACAGGTTACACAATAATGTATTCCACTGACAAAACATTTAACACGGCATTTAAATATAAATACATTACAAAACCTGAAACTACAAATACTACTTTCAAAAATCTTAAATATAACACAAAGTACTATTTTAAAATCAGGGCATATAAAACAAATGTTGGCTACGGAAAATGGAGCAAAACAGTTAAAATAAAAACAAAAAAGAACCCTGCTCCTGCAACTGTAAAAATCAAGTCAGCAAAGAAATATTCAAAAACTTCTATTTATGTAAAATGGAAAGCTCAGACTGCCCGCGGAAAAAGTGGCTACTATGTCCAGTACTCCACTAACAAACGATTTAAGAAAAATACGAAAACACTAAAGATAAAAACAACTTGGCAAAACTCAGCTACAATTACAAAGTTGAAGAAAAAGAAAACATACTACATACGTGTTCGAGGATATAATAAGCACGGAAAAGGTAATTGGAGCAAGACAATTAAGGTGAAGTTGAAGTAA
- a CDS encoding ABC transporter ATP-binding protein, whose product MASLSLRNICKVYPNGFCAVKDFNLEIKDKEFIIFVGPSGCGKSTTLRMIAGLEEISSGELYIGDKLVNDVEPKDRDIAMVFQNYALYPHMTVYDNMAFGLKLRKVPKAEQERLVKDAAKILDLEQLLDRKPKALSGGQRQRVAMGRAIVRNPKVFLMDEPLSNLDAKLRVQMRVEIAKIHKRLGATIIYVTHDQTEAMTLGTRIVVMKDGVVQQVDSPKNLYDKPVNLFVAGFMGSPQMNFIDAEVEQEGADVKLHIGQARTYITVPAEQARRLIDGGYVGKTVVMGIRPEDVHDEESFIEMSPDSAFKTTIRIYELLGAEVYLYFDVEGFDCTARVNARTTARPGDEVVMAMDLTKLHIFDKDTEKVITN is encoded by the coding sequence ATGGCAAGTTTATCATTAAGAAATATCTGCAAGGTATATCCAAACGGATTCTGTGCAGTAAAAGATTTTAACCTTGAAATCAAGGATAAAGAATTTATCATCTTCGTAGGACCATCTGGTTGTGGTAAATCAACAACACTTAGAATGATCGCAGGTCTTGAAGAAATTTCATCAGGAGAATTATACATCGGAGATAAGTTAGTAAACGATGTTGAACCAAAGGATAGAGATATCGCAATGGTATTCCAGAACTACGCTTTATATCCACATATGACAGTATATGATAATATGGCATTTGGTCTTAAGTTAAGAAAAGTACCTAAGGCTGAACAGGAAAGATTAGTTAAGGATGCAGCTAAGATTCTTGACCTTGAACAGTTACTTGATCGTAAGCCTAAGGCTTTATCAGGTGGTCAGAGACAGAGAGTTGCTATGGGACGTGCTATCGTTCGTAACCCTAAGGTATTCCTTATGGATGAACCTCTTTCAAACTTGGATGCTAAATTAAGAGTACAGATGCGTGTGGAAATCGCTAAGATTCATAAGAGATTAGGCGCAACAATCATCTACGTAACACATGACCAGACAGAAGCTATGACACTTGGTACAAGAATCGTAGTTATGAAGGATGGTGTTGTACAGCAGGTAGATTCACCTAAGAACTTATATGATAAGCCAGTTAACTTATTCGTAGCAGGATTCATGGGTTCACCACAGATGAACTTCATCGATGCAGAAGTTGAACAGGAAGGTGCTGACGTTAAGCTCCACATTGGACAGGCTAGAACATACATTACAGTACCAGCTGAACAGGCTAGAAGGCTTATTGACGGTGGTTATGTTGGTAAGACAGTTGTTATGGGTATCAGACCAGAAGATGTTCATGATGAAGAAAGCTTCATCGAAATGTCACCTGATAGTGCATTTAAGACAACAATCAGAATTTACGAATTACTTGGTGCTGAAGTATACTTATACTTTGACGTTGAAGGATTCGATTGTACAGCAAGAGTTAATGCTCGTACAACAGCTAGACCTGGTGATGAAGTTGTTATGGCAATGGATCTTACAAAACTTCACATCTTTGATAAGGATACAGAAAAAGTTATCACAAACTAA
- a CDS encoding PucR family transcriptional regulator codes for MISNQILQNTIEGIKSISRVDLHVADTDGKIIASTSQLGDEFGHAIISFVNSPADSQSVQEYQFFKVYDESQLELILIAQGTSDDVFMVGKMAAFQIQNLLVAYKERFDKDNFIKNLLLDNLLLVDIYNRSKKLYIDVDARRCVCIIETKNEKDSVALETVRTLFSGNKKDFITAVDEKSIILVKELEEKQGYEDIEKIARTIVDMLNTEAMVKATVAYGTIVKEIKEVSRSYKEARMALDVGKIFFSTKNVIAYNNLGIGRLIYQLPIPLCKMFISEIFEGKSPDEFDEETLTTINKFFENSLNVSETSRQLYIHRNTLVYRLDKLQKSTGLDLRVFEDAITFKIALMVVKYMKYMENTDF; via the coding sequence ATGATATCAAATCAGATTTTACAGAATACAATAGAAGGAATAAAAAGTATTTCAAGGGTAGATTTACATGTGGCAGATACAGACGGAAAGATTATTGCCAGTACTTCCCAGTTAGGAGATGAGTTTGGACATGCTATAATTAGCTTTGTTAATTCTCCGGCAGACAGCCAGTCAGTACAGGAATACCAGTTCTTTAAGGTTTATGATGAAAGCCAGTTAGAACTGATTCTGATAGCTCAGGGAACAAGCGATGACGTATTTATGGTAGGAAAGATGGCTGCCTTCCAGATTCAGAATCTGCTTGTTGCATATAAAGAAAGATTTGATAAAGACAATTTTATCAAAAACTTATTATTAGACAATCTACTCCTTGTTGACATTTATAATAGATCAAAGAAGTTGTACATTGATGTGGATGCAAGAAGATGTGTCTGTATTATTGAAACAAAGAACGAAAAGGACAGTGTTGCTTTAGAAACAGTTAGAACATTGTTCTCAGGTAATAAGAAAGACTTTATTACAGCAGTAGATGAAAAAAGCATTATTCTTGTTAAGGAGTTAGAAGAAAAACAGGGATATGAAGATATTGAAAAGATAGCAAGGACAATTGTGGACATGCTTAACACAGAGGCAATGGTTAAGGCTACTGTAGCATACGGAACTATTGTTAAGGAGATTAAGGAAGTATCACGTTCATACAAGGAAGCAAGAATGGCCCTTGATGTAGGAAAGATTTTCTTTAGCACTAAGAACGTAATTGCTTACAATAATCTTGGAATCGGAAGATTAATTTATCAGTTACCAATTCCACTTTGCAAGATGTTCATTAGCGAGATTTTTGAAGGAAAGTCACCGGATGAATTTGACGAAGAAACATTAACAACAATTAATAAGTTCTTTGAAAACAGCTTGAATGTATCTGAAACATCAAGACAGTTATATATTCACAGAAATACTTTAGTATACAGACTGGACAAGTTGCAGAAGAGTACAGGACTAGATTTAAGAGTATTTGAGGATGCAATTACATTTAAGATTGCCCTTATGGTTGTTAAGTACATGAAATATATGGAGAACACAGATTTTTAG